CTGGAATCATTTTAACGCTATCTGATTTTTCATTAACATTACTTTATATATCATCACTCAATTATTTAGtcaaattattttgaataaattaattattaatttttttatattggttGGAAATATTTAGAATGGTATTGAGTGTTCTGAACCAGCTACAAAACCGTGAATTTCAAAATCGAAACCATGAATCTACAgtttctaaaataaaactatcGATTCATAAACCATGGCTAGATCTAATTGAAGTATGCCAATTTAAATAGGTAAATTCTAGGGATGAAATGATGCATTGAgcgtttattttattaattgatttttttttttttttactaatatgGCTTtcgaaaatctaaaaaaatcaaaatatataataacacCAAATTATGTTTACTTTTaagataatataattaaaagaaatttgtttgaTATTGGCATATTTTAGTAGCAATTTAAagttatcaatttattatatacatcaaaatctataagaaaaaagaatgtcaatttaaaaatcaaacttgactttattattttactatcaTTTAAAGATGGGGTGTGAGAAATAGATTAATAGATTTCACATAAAGTACAAAATAGTGCATTATATTGACTAGGAGATTTGCAAAATATGCCAAAGAAAGTGCAATGTTGGAAGGAAGAGGAAGACATGTGTTGCATTAAGTTCTTGTTGCTTTTCAGAGTTAAGTTACACGAGTTGCTTTTTAAGCAAAGGATGATTCGTTCCTTCTTTTATAAGAAgcaaaatttccttttctcctCTTTTTAATCAATGTAGAATCCTTctaatttctcaaatttaagttttttcttCCTCATTTTTAACTTTCTTCCTCAATTCATACCATCAGGCTAAGTTTATGGATCTCTTTTGAATTATGATTATActatatttatctataattattattttacacataacaaattttatgataatataatttagaattaatttttcattattatcaatactaaaattcttaatattaaatgcataaatctaattgataattatttttttttttaatgttttttcaTGTTGATACATACTGTCTTACATGTTAATCTGAATAACTGACATCATTTCATGTTTTACACGGTTAAGCAGGTTAACCCgtttaaacttaattttttaacatgtcATAAAAAATTGACCCATTTATGATTGAACTCATTTATACAAAACTAAGTttgtttagtttttaataGCGTCGTGTCATTTAAAAAGATGGTGTCAAAAATTGCCAACTCTAATTGACAGTCAGTATCTTGAAGAAAGAGCAGCTTTGTCTCAATTATCTCATGGTATCGGTAGGCCTCACTTGAAGTCTGCTTTCAAAACACAAGCATAAATATACTCATAGCTATCTTCACAGATAAGTGATCAAAATTCTAATCTCATGCACTACCAAAGAGACAGCCTCTTAAGCAGGTTTCCAAACCAAGTACAGACTGATAAGCATAAGACCAAAgatggaagaaattataaacatTCTACACCAGTGATACTCTGTGAGTCTCATGTTCATGAATCTCGGGCCTGAAATAGACATCTAAACATCATCAAGTGCCTCACATAAACCAAATGCAAGATATATTCAAGtaaactaagagaaaaaggaaaatgcacATCGCATGCACAGAAAAGGTCAAATGGCAGATAGCAATAACATCAAACATGGACAAGTCAATGAACTGAAACTGAAACTGAAACTGAAACTGAAACTGAAACATATTTCATTGGTTGAATTTAGCTTCAATGGCAATATATCCTTTTATAGTTCTTGATGCAGTTGAGTAAAACCATAGCTGTAATGTGGGATAGCTTATCAAGTATCATATGCCGATAGCCGGACAACTGCTAACAAAGACATTTTCTTGAGGCATCTGTCCAGGCATCAACTCTACTATCTATAGGTGTCTCTGATGACTTGTTGAAGTAAGTTTCTGAGGAGCGTGGCTATACAATAAATgggaaaaacaataaaaggaaaaaaaaaaaaaaaggaatctCCTTTACCTCTcctcttttgaaaaaaaaattctcaataCAATAAAGAAATGAGGATTAAGCGTATCAGGTATTTAGACCCTATTGACCTATGTATTGGCGCTTCCAGGAATACCATTACCTCCTCTGATAGAAATCAGAGGCCCACGGCAGGAGCTGCGATTGATCAGATGTGAATCAAGGAACAAAACTATAACTGTGATGTCATCATGGAAATGTCTTCTCACACCACGATCAATCTTTTTCAGATCTGAGTAtctcatttctcttttctttgccGCTTCACGAAGTGCAGCTTTAAGAAGTTTCCTTGCAATACCCTACAAAAAAGCATGAAATATTGAAGTCTATCCAGAAGCAACTTAGAaacagaaaatgaaataaatataaataatacataataaCTTTAAGAATATAACAAGTGAAAAAAAATCAGAAGAAAACACACACATATACACACTTTACATATAAAGCCAGCGCAAAATTTGGTACAACATCATTTCAGAAGCAAAATTGTCTTCAGTTAGTCTACCAGATAGAATGATAACTACTAGAAGCGAACAGGAAACCATTTTCTTATGCTCAAAAATAGAGTAACAAAAGAGGTCTATTAATTCTGACAGCTTAATAAGCCCTCAATTCCTGAATTTGATCACAAACATAGACATAACAACAAACTCACATAAACAGACAAGAAAAGAACATAAACTGAAATCCTACATTACGTGGGCAATTGTTGACAATGTCAACTGCTTCCTGATTGCTTAAGTGCTCCCATAGGCCATCTGAtgcaaatataagaaataggTCCTCAGGATAGAGTTTCTTCACTGAAATTGTTGGCTCAGCTTTAAGAATCGGCTTACTAAAAGGTTCGGGCAATCTAAACTTAGCCAACAAAGGCTCTCTGTTAAACTCTGCCCTCTTAAGATAGGCATCACCAATGGATCTTGAGACCTGCAAAAGAAGCAAAGTGCTGTCAACAGAGGAACTGGCAATAGCTTTCATGAGCAGGCAAGAGAAGAGTTCTctttgtagaattttatagcATATATCCtatagtataatatataaagacATTCAAATCGCCTCTTCTTGTTAAAAGCACATACACTCAAGAACAAAGCCAACAGTAGTCCAACAAGAATCCAACAGCATACAAATGTAAAAGAATTCAGGTTGGGAAACATAATCTATCATCAGAAAGTTAAAATGCAccacaaatataattaatatgccaatatagaaataattagATAGCTTCAGGCACCTAATGGAGGACTGAAATGGCCAACTATCATGCATAACAATTACCTAAGGCGAATAGATATAGAAACATATACAACATTATAAATTTCTGTGACTAAGACATAAAAGACATTGATAGAatgagaaacaaaaaaaatgaagaaacagGCAGTGGCAATTTAAAATGAGATGCACGACATAAGAAACATATCTATTTCACAGAGCCTCAAATACCTGAATCAGACCCTTCACGCGCCAAACCTTGTGCTTTAAAACCACAATCTGCGGATCATCAGGGTGCAATGAGTGCAATTCCTCTCTCACGGATTCCATGCTTGCATTATGTTCATATGATAGTTGAACAGCTTTGACCTCCTTAACAGACTTGTCCAGTCTTCCTAAGACAACACGAGAGTCCCCAGCATTTGCAATGTATAGATGTCCGCTACATACTATACCTACCAAACAACATGCACCAACAGAAGCAATTTGTGGTTTAATGTTCCATTGCTGCTGTACTAGAGAAAGGAATGCCTCTTCTGTTGCCAAAAATGCTTTGTTTATAACGTCTGCAGACATTCCATGGTTCTCTGATGTAAATTCTGCACCATGAATAGCTGTCAAGTCAGTAAAAATATGCATTAGCTACATACACAGAGAAAGTGAAACAAGGGAAAAGAAGATATATGGCAATGTTGTGCTCACTCATTTAACTACGGTATATCTTTGACTTAAAAAACATAATTGATATTGAGCTCCTGTGGAAAATCAGCACACACATAAGTGTTTCTCTGTGGTAAAATTCTTAGATGATCCTTTAAGttcaaatgatgtttaagtttCCAGCAATGTGCACTCTTGTCAGATAGTTCTAAGGAAattctttatattaaaaagaacatAAGATTACTAAGTTTTGCTGATAGTCCTTTTCAAATAGATTCTTAATGGGTAGCCCCATTTTCAAGTTTTCTAAACTATCATacaatatatcttttaatgaaaatatttcatttaattgtTAAGACTATATTTGCAAAAAGAATTTGCCGTTGAGAAAGTCTAATATATTCAAAGAAGTTCTAAATACTTTATAAATGTCCTTCCCATATTATCAAGACCCCAGTAACtatcttatttatatttcttttcattcacAAGCAGACCACTTATAGTTGCCATATTACTGTTGACCCGTTCAAAATAGTTCCCTCACTCTAGTTCATTATCAGAAgcaataaatcaaaatatgaaTCTAATTTTATCAACGAAGAATgcaatatcataattatttaactttctAAAGCATCTTAAAGCACAGAACTTGGAGTTCTTTTGCTTTAACCAGATGATGCAAGAAACAGAATAACCAAGAATGTCCATAGTAAGTATGCAAATTGCATTGAAACAAAATCACAACAATTATTGCCAACACGCATAAACTCtcatttcaagaaaaaaaaaatcactaaTAAACTTTCAAATAGTTCAAACATCAACATGAATGTGAAATGGTAACCATTGTTGTGCATGACATATTGGATTCTACTCAAGACAAAAATAGACTGGCAGAACAAGAACACATCAGATAACGATAGTCAACACCACATAGTAAGAAATGCATGACCTCAATTGCTTTAATATAATTCATAAAGTAGCAGGAGGCCAAACATACTcttgatattttcaaaaagatgCTCATTTACAAATCGGGCTGCTTCTGGACCTCCATGGCCATCATAAACTCCTACAAATGTGCCTTGAGGACCTGTATCGACCAGGCTCATTGGCCCTGATTCAAGTTGGCTACAGTCTTCCAATAAATTGTTCGCTTGAATTACAGCCATTGAGAACTCCCCATTAACATGATGCCCTGAATCTTTATACCACAACAATCCATCAGCCCGACCACTAGCCTCTCCGCCTCTACTAGAATTTTCGCCCTCAACAGAAGGCTTCCAACAAGGTGCAACAATCCTCATGAATGTAGTTGATACCATTACTCACATATTCGCGCCCAAATAACCCAGCAACTAAACTATTCCTCAAGTAGGTACCAACAGCTTTATCAAAAGTTATTCTATGTGCTAGTGTCTCCTCAATCTCCAACCCCACAGCAGAAGTTTCAGAAATCAAATACACATTGATAAATTCAGACACCATTAATCTGCAGCGcatacaatattaaaaattaatgtgtATGTCCAAGAAAAACACACCATATGGCAATGTAAAAGAATAGTACATATGACAACTAATGATccaaaagagagagaggaaacAAATGAAAGCACAATCTATCTCTACAGGAACATTGAGTAGATTGATGAACAGGCACAAAATTCAAATAACACtagcttaaagaaaaaaaacatcaaatcaataaaacaaaatccaTGGACATATCCATAAATTGCATCGTACCAAGTTCAAGACagataaatcaaataaaactaTTACAGCTACAGcctttaatgagttttaagagCCCACTTCTTGAATCAATATATTGATGGagagaagaataaaaaatataggcACTATCAAATCTTAATTATCAAATGCATAACATATTTATGCacacattaaaaatatatgatactATAGTGTATGACATTATCAACATGCAAAGTTTCACATACATAAATGGAGAATATAGATgagattatcaaaatataacgGGTATGTGATGAAAAAAATGGCATTCAAGAATCAGAATCACAAATAACAATTACACAACTCTAAGAACATCcataaataattcattaacCTACCTTGTGAATTTTAAATCATCATGGAATTGTCACACAACTCAAACTGCAAACACCATCAATCTGAAACATAAATGATCAATAAATGGGTAAAacccagaaaaaaaaaattattaactcaAAGACCCAATAACAGGggaaaaaatcaaaatgggTTACAATAcaataacaaaacaaaattgcaaaaaggaaaaaaagaagttctTTTTTACATACCTTTTGCCAATCtccaaaaaaaaatacaagaaacaaaaaaaaaattgcaaaatccTTCAATCAAAgggcttaaaaagaaaaaagcccAAAAATTTGAAGGATTTAGTTGAGAGAATCAATGAAAGGGAAGGGATTTAGAATGTTCTAACAGGCTAAAAAAGGTTGTAATAAAGGCAgatctagagagagaaaatgatacaatgagagagaaagagagattgTGGAGTTGTGAttggttatatttttttgttttttttttttaatttttctttttgggttctaaagaaagagaggattgtaattaaacaacaaaaaaaaaatgataagacGTTTCTCTTCTCTCTGATTTCTCTGGGGGCTGCTTATTGAAGGGTGGGTTTGATTttcacttctttttattttattattttggctTTTTGGAGGGTTTTTGACTTTGACTTGCAACGAACCCATCATTTTAGGCAACTTTTTCTCATcattctttctcctttttttagTAATCCCAAACTTCCCCTttcagatttttattttccgtACTTAaatgttttctcaatttttctaagattttaGTGTTTTCTTGAAACCTCTAAGATTTTAATGTTAATGTGGCTTATTTAGACCTTATCTAATATAATTAGTTagtcataaaattattaacatcaATTTGActtaactaaattatattacgactgtataaaaaaatttaaaaatgcaataaaactaaatatcaAACTTAAATCtactatcttttaaaaaagaaaatacatgaattatcaataataatagtatatgAGTATGACGAAATattgtaatttaaaatttttttaattcttgcaaataaaaatatcaattatattatttgcttacattattataatttaggaatagtataaaaagatattaggTGGTTCACTATTTTATGATTCTCGCAgacaaaaaaagatatatggTTACATattatgataaagaaaaaatatcttaccgctaaaaagtattattattatcatgttATGCGTGTTTGATAACGTGATTTTCGAGCttaacaatttttaattttattattttactgttaatttcatatttagaAGTTATTGATCCGAATAAGATTGATTTAACGGTTAAACAATGacattttaaattgttaaattcTAAACTCACATTATCAAACacgaaaaatataataatgatgacTCATTGAAGTGAAGATGGCTAAATCTCTGtcaataaatactttttaacagtaaaatacttctttttatcataatttttaactacatatctctttttatctagaaaaaaagataccaaaaattgttaaataatgaaattgcaagatacttttttatattaatgctataatttattaattgtaatatTAGCATTAAcgagtaattattttattaaaaacataatttttatgaaaaagaggaaagaaatcaaatatttttaagagtcattttttacctttttattaaaaaatttagataagaATAATGGATTAGGAAATGtcttaaaatatatcatataatagAGAATGAGAATAATTTAAgagtttattaaaatatatttatgcgagcataaataaagtgaaagcaaatgtatttatttttaaattatgatacaattagataaaattattaagaagtgtaaaatttaaaattttaattaataattagatcATTTAAATGTCATATAATGAATGGGTATTTATAGGTGTAATCACTAGATTTATGGGATACTTGATGGAAAGCAGCTTCTTATACTATTGAAGGAAAGCAACTTTTTTTCCACTGCTCTCATATAATGAGAGATTTGTCACATTTTCTACAAAATTATCCCAACAGCTAGAAGAATGAGTTGGATTCTCCATAGAATCAATCTTTTAAGTAACAAAAATCTCCTTCACTTAGATCttctatttagatttttaaaaaataatgctAAACTTTCTTTTGACTCTCAAAATGCCAAAGTTCCTCATCCTTGCTTGTTTGTTTTTTACtaattgcattttatttttttggtggTACATCAAAAAGATATTACTAATGGCATTTTGCATATTGATTTGTTAGATATGTTTAAAATTGATTCACTACAAAGGACCAAGGTAACCTCctaatatatgataaaatgacAAGAAGTTGCTTTGACATCTCACTCACATTTTCAATCCAAAATCTTAGCATATAAGCCAATAATGTCATTCCTAGTTTTCTCTACTTTGAGGAATAACTATAGCATATCTATACTACTTATTTTGAATTCAGATTTTGTCCTGTTGATATATATTGTTATctataatataagtattttcttatttttattaacatttattttaaataatcatttcaattaatctacttgaaaaaatttgaaatttcatataaaatttcaaattgtacatatacattttaaaataatctagtTAAAATACCTAACTAAACCATATAAAAAACATTAAAtgattattcaaatttaatggagtaaaaatttaattttaagaattttaaagtTTGGATAGTTTTGGAGATTTGACAAATTTTTGAACCgtttgaaattatatttattcataattattaattaaataataaaattagaattactaattttaaatttattaatatattttatataat
The nucleotide sequence above comes from Ricinus communis isolate WT05 ecotype wild-type chromosome 6, ASM1957865v1, whole genome shotgun sequence. Encoded proteins:
- the LOC8264804 gene encoding probable protein phosphatase 2C 38 isoform X1, with the protein product MVSTTFMRIVAPCWKPSVEGENSSRGGEASGRADGLLWYKDSGHHVNGEFSMAVIQANNLLEDCSQLESGPMSLVDTGPQGTFVGVYDGHGGPEAARFVNEHLFENIKTIHGAEFTSENHGMSADVINKAFLATEEAFLSLVQQQWNIKPQIASVGACCLVGIVCSGHLYIANAGDSRVVLGRLDKSVKEVKAVQLSYEHNASMESVREELHSLHPDDPQIVVLKHKVWRVKGLIQVSRSIGDAYLKRAEFNREPLLAKFRLPEPFSKPILKAEPTISVKKLYPEDLFLIFASDGLWEHLSNQEAVDIVNNCPRNGIARKLLKAALREAAKKREMRYSDLKKIDRGVRRHFHDDITVIVLFLDSHLINRSSCRGPLISIRGGNGIPGSANT
- the LOC8264804 gene encoding probable protein phosphatase 2C 38 isoform X3 — its product is MVSTTFMRIVAPCWKPSVEGENSSRGGEASGRADGLLWYKDSGHHVNGEFSMAVIQANNLLEDCSQLESGPMSLVDTGPQGTFVGVYDGHGGPEAARFVNEHLFENIKTIHGAEFTSENHGMSADVINKAFLATEEAFLSLVQQQWNIKPQIASVGACCLVGIVCSGHLYIANAGDSRVVLGRLDKSVKEVKAVQLSYEHNASMESVREELHSLHPDDPQIVVLKHKVWRVKGLIQVSRSIGDAYLKRAEFNREPLLAKFRLPEPFSKPILKAEPTISVKKLYPEDLFLIFASDGLWEHLSNQEAVDIVNNCPRYCKETS
- the LOC8264804 gene encoding probable protein phosphatase 2C 38 isoform X2; the protein is MVSTTFMRIVAPCWKPSVEGENSSRGGEASGRADGLLWYKDSGHHVNGEFSMAVIQANNLLEDCSQLESGPMSLVDTGPQGTFVGVYDGHGGPEAARFVNEHLFENIKKFTSENHGMSADVINKAFLATEEAFLSLVQQQWNIKPQIASVGACCLVGIVCSGHLYIANAGDSRVVLGRLDKSVKEVKAVQLSYEHNASMESVREELHSLHPDDPQIVVLKHKVWRVKGLIQVSRSIGDAYLKRAEFNREPLLAKFRLPEPFSKPILKAEPTISVKKLYPEDLFLIFASDGLWEHLSNQEAVDIVNNCPRNGIARKLLKAALREAAKKREMRYSDLKKIDRGVRRHFHDDITVIVLFLDSHLINRSSCRGPLISIRGGNGIPGSANT